A region of Streptomyces sp. NBC_01788 DNA encodes the following proteins:
- a CDS encoding aspartate/glutamate racemase family protein: MRILVVNVNTTQSITDSIGEQAAAAASPGTEIVPLTPSFGAESVEGNYESYLAAIAVMEAVRAYPGPFDAVIQAGYGEHGREGLQELLDVPVVDITEAAASTAQFLGRTYSVVTSLDRTVPLIEERLHAAGLSARCASVRASGLAVLDLERDEKAAVAAIADQAARAVEEDRAEVICLGCGGMSGLTERVAERTGVPVVDGVTAAVTIAESLVRLGLSTSKVRTYARPRPKRMVNWPPSAR; this comes from the coding sequence GGCGGCCGCGGCGTCACCAGGCACCGAGATCGTCCCGCTGACTCCCTCCTTCGGAGCGGAGTCCGTGGAGGGCAACTACGAGAGCTACCTCGCCGCCATCGCCGTGATGGAGGCCGTACGCGCCTACCCCGGGCCCTTCGACGCCGTGATCCAGGCCGGCTACGGCGAGCACGGCCGCGAGGGCCTCCAGGAACTCCTCGACGTCCCCGTCGTCGACATCACCGAGGCCGCCGCGAGCACCGCCCAGTTCCTCGGCCGCACCTACTCCGTCGTCACCAGCCTGGACCGCACGGTCCCGCTGATCGAGGAGCGCCTCCACGCCGCCGGGCTGAGCGCCCGCTGCGCCTCCGTGCGCGCCAGCGGGCTCGCCGTGCTCGATCTGGAGCGGGACGAGAAGGCCGCCGTCGCCGCGATCGCCGACCAGGCCGCCCGCGCCGTGGAGGAAGACCGGGCGGAGGTGATCTGCCTCGGCTGCGGGGGCATGTCCGGGCTCACCGAGCGCGTCGCCGAACGCACCGGGGTCCCCGTCGTCGACGGCGTGACCGCCGCCGTGACGATTGCCGAGTCCCTCGTCCGGCTCGGCCTGTCCACCTCCAAGGTGCGCACATACGCCCGGCCGCGGCCCAAGCGGATGGTCAACTGGCCGCCGAGCGCGCGTTGA